From the genome of Papaver somniferum cultivar HN1 unplaced genomic scaffold, ASM357369v1 unplaced-scaffold_21, whole genome shotgun sequence:
GTTCTGAAAAATATCTAGGTTCTTTTCTCATATTTTCTTCTTCGAATCTATTTTCTTCACTGTATTAATGCATTTGGTTTTATTTTGGATGTATTTGAAGGTAATTGAAGATTTTTGGAGTTTTTCACTCTCACGGAGAATACGAATTTGAAGATTCAGGATAGTACTAGTATAATAATTTTCAGTTGTTGGGAAACAACATTCAGATGAGGTTTGTGCTGCTCAAAAACTGTTTGTTTGTGCAAATTTTTtcagttttttggttgaatatgaGGTTTTGTATCGCATAGGAGATAAGAATGGTTATGAACAAGATGTTGTTGCTAAATACAGGTTATGGAGGTGTTGATTTCAGAGTATGAAAGTTCACAGAGAGCTGTAGGAGTGTGAAGTGGTACAGATGCAGATTTGGTGTTGGTTTGGAATGAACTGGTGTTGTTATTGCTGTGATATAGCTCAGGTATGCACTGGTTGAAGAATCAGAATGGTTTGAGTTAATGATGCTcagatagatgtatgttaggagttAACATTACAAGTACTGGTGCAGCTGCAGTTAAGACAGTGGTAATGGAATAGATATGTTTTGGTATGAATGTGTAATTTTtatttacacatgctaattagatgtgtaacctttacttacacatacttctTTGAATCTATTTCTTCACTGTATTAATGCGTTTGGTTTTATTTTGGATGTATTTGAAGGTAAACTTGATCGGGATTGAAGATTTTTGGAGTTTTTCACTCTCACGGAGAATATGAATTTGAAGATTCGGGATAGTACTAGTATAATAATTTTCAGTTGCTGGGAAACAATATTCAGATGAGGTTTGTGCTGCTCAAAAACTGTTTGTTTGTGCAAAGTTTTtcagttttttggttgaatatgaGGATTTGTATCGCATAGGAGATAAGAATGGTTATGAACAAGATGTTGTTGCTAATTACAGGTTATGGAGGTGTTGATTTCAGAGTATGAAAGTTCACAGAGAGCTGTAGGAGTGTGAAGTGGTACAGATGCAGATTTGGCGTTGGTTTGGAATGAACTGGTGTTGTTATTGCTGTGATATAGCTCAGGTATGCACTGGTTGAAGAATCAGAATGGTTTGAGTTAATGATGCTcagatagatgtatgttaggagttAACATTACAGGTACTGGTGCAGCTGCAGTTAAGACAGTGGTAATGGAATAGATGTGTTTTGGTATggatgtgtaatttttagttacacaagctaaatagatgtgtaatttctagttacacatgctaattagatgtataacttctagttacacatgctaattatatGTGTAACCTTTACTTACACATGCTTTTTTGAATCTATTTCTTCACTGTATTAATGCATTTGGTTTTATTTTGGATGTATTTGAAGGTAAACTTGATCGGGAttgaagatttttggagtctttcaCTCTCACGGAGAATCCGAATTTGAAGATTCAGGATAGTACTCGTATAATAATTTTCAGTTGCTGGGAAACAACATTCAGATGAGGTTTGTGCTACTCAAAAACTGTTTGTTTGTGAAAAAAATTTtcagttttttggttgaatatgaGGATTTGTATCGCAAAGGAGATAAGAATGGTTATGAACAAGATGTTGTTGCTAATTACAGGTTATGGAGGTGTTGATCTCAGAGTATGAAAGTTCACAGAGAGATGTAGGAGTGTGAAGTGGTACAGATGCAGATTTGGCGTTGGTTTGGAATGAACTGGTATTGTTATTGTTGTGATATAGCTCAGGTATGCACTGGTTGAAGAATCAGAATGGTTTGAGTTAATGATTCTcagatagatgtatgttaggagttAACATTACAAGTACTGGTGCAGCTGCAGTTAAGACAGTGGTAATGGAATAGATGTGTTTTGGTATGAATGTGTAATTTTtatttacacatgctaattagatgtgtaacttctaggtacacatgctaattagatgtttaacctttacttacacatactttgCTTTAGGTAACTTAGGCTTGCAAGTTCATCATAAATGGCATATTCCATATgcaggtgtaactcctagttacactagtcatatgcatgtgtaactgaaagttacacatgttatatgcattcaGATACATGtataactgctagctacactagtcagatgcttgtgaaactgaaatatacattgttgtatgtactgttcattttaatcgtataaatactgatttcttattgttatatttaggtttcagataacttcataaaaggtaatcgcttaaacgtggtaatggtctctctggaactggagttgacgctgaataaaAGTGAACCAACAAGTGGTAATGGTTCActtggctaaccttttggttaactattgttgaaccaacaagtgcatacgtttgggtacggttaataaacctagaagcgtgcattgtcaagtgtgtatgacaagctaagttttctatctaacggttgagaaatattagcttgaatctaaatcatgttttcatctaccggtggatattgattgctttgttaccaaggtaacctaattacaaaccctgatttgaaatactatataaaggagacatcttgtattgtgcaaaactaatccccacacctcacgtgtgatactagtttgcatactagagccggttctcctttaacctttggttttattcttctaaaaccaggttaacgacttaaagacttcattgggattgtgaagccagaccgatactacttttatcgtagttgtgtgatatgatcttgcatcttctatcgtacgagtacaatcagattgattggcttgagattgatatctacgataggcaagatataaaaagtaatcacaaacatctccgtgtcattgtttgtgattccgcaacatcttttttcgctaccatacgcttaagattgttgtgaggtgattgataactctaggctgttcttcgggaatataagactggattatcaattggttcctgttcaccttgattattatcaaaagacagaacaaacgttcaaggtttatctgtgggagacagattgatcctttgatagacttatctgtgggagacaaatttgttcattgtcaaagcctgcggttTTGGGTCGcagcagctcttagttgtgggtgagatcagctaagggaatcaagtgtgcagtatcctgctgggatcagaggcgtagggagtacaactgtaccttggatcagtgggagactgattggggttcaactacagtatagtccgaagttagcttagagtaggctagtgtatgtagcgacttaatacagtgtgttcaatctggactaggtcccggagtttttatgcatttgcggtttcctcattaacaaaatttctggtgtctgtgttatttcaatttccacattatattgttttatctttataactgaaataatacaggttgtgcgttagatcatcaattagagtaatccaacctttcgttgttgattgtcattgattgatccctggatattggtctttggtaccatccaagttattccttgtgtttgattaaagactggatgatttctattagctcgagtaaatcaaaacaagagagagatattaactccttgagatacttttacctagattgagtctgtctgtctagttgattctctagaaagtgtttcggagttagtccatacatagtgctaagaaaaatattgggtggtgttgttagaccctcgctttttcaatttgtatcagagcaggcaaacacgttcaataccttacaagtctgtgtttgtagcgagctgactttatggacagaggtgttatctctattaacgtaccaccagtcttctatggctctaattacttatggtggaaaattgctatgcgagcttttcttcaagcgcgtgattttcaatcatgggcatatgtttttaatggctatgatgctcccgttgtggcagttggagatgtaaacgttcccaagaatattagtgaatataatcctgccgagatacttgctgcaaagaaaaattccgacggtttgaatgccatcatacatgccattatcccaaatcttcagcaccatgtgtcaaattgcactaggtctaaagatgcttgggatatcttagaaaccgtatttgaaggtaactcaagtgaaaaggaagctaggcttcaaaacattaattccgattgggagaaccttcgtatggcagatgaagatacatttaatgagtttaatcacaaagtatctgaaattgttaatgcatcttttgcattgggtaagattattcctgaaaaggacattgtgatgaaaattcacagatcgctgccatctaggtacgagtctaagaagcatgccatcgttgagggaaataaccttgataatctttccagaaatacattggttggaaatctaaagatctttgatgatgagcatacatccaaaatcggaaaagatgttgcctttaaagcacataagaatactaagttacttgataaaagtaaaagtgtttatgtctttgaggatgatcagtctgagggtgatttttcggatgaagatcttgacaaaacagtctccttgatcacaagacagtttagggatcttctattgaagagaagtaaacggttttcaagagataaacctaggtcgtcagataaacctcacaatcgcgtccctcctaaaaacatggatgatgacgaggctgatgacgaggacatgccacagtgctttaaatgtaaaggttttggtcatttcgcAAACGAGTTCCAAAATCGtcgaaaatacactgggaacaaaagtcttgatgtaacacttgatgagatgtctgagatctatgattctgatgaagataggaaatcaagtgttggtcttttatgtgaaaacattgattttgatagttgtagcaatacatatatcaaactTGATGGTttaggtgaagaagagaatccaatcaagctggaagaatcaattgacccatcctttggaaactctgtttgtaatgtttcaggatctactatgtgtctggatgGTTTCataccacagatgcctgaatactatccaagtttgacgtgctcattttgttctcagaagggtcatgaattATCAAGATGTtataagtacaaacatcaagtgaggaacgccagcaaacttcaacgaagagaaaatcgattggcaaggaagcttaaacttgctcagaagactgctgaggtatgtaggattttcttcgtctaagaagttggtttccaaagacaaaataagaccattatagagaaaaaagtatggtcaaatctctTTTATAGACAGAAGTgtgaggattcctctctagaggaaaattgtggacagattgttgttcaccacaacacaaattgattgtgttgtttggtaaatcttgtctcatgtgccgatcaaaagagacaaggttgtgtaccaatcaggatttaggaaaagtttctcttcttcttttcttagttgtttgtctatcaaaataaaataaagggttattatcgacaattctactcttatagggtttagagttgggcgtccacgaacctgtttaaaggttgcgaaccctacattcctttttcctctctgatatcctttatatcttaagacttcttgatgagattgtgaattccactcacaaaaaccagttgtttataattgttctgtaagcatcatgtctttgtatggaaaagatgtcaatatgattgttaagccatcaatcaagaaaaaagagaaacataaacgatcacattcggtagaggaattATAGGTTGAAACATAAAGATTgtggtaccctcatcttttcacagttgatttgattttttttcctttctttcgtCCCATAATGATCCGGTTgattgatttttcataaaattatgaaaataaaattttagggtttatccttAGAGGCTTGGTTAACTAGATTAGGAGAAGAAATGGAAAACAACTTGAATCAACTCGTTTGAATCATTTATATAATAACTCAACTCGCCTCTAACTAGCTATGCGTTTCTGATAACTAGGTaaacaaggcgattttcacatgatcatcttttgactcattatttagtttccaacaaataaattgtgtccaactaaactcgtcaagaataatgatgaaagtAGTTAAaataaaaagctttccaacacatatttcgagaaagatataagcgagttaaactcagctcgaaatatcaaatgtgtacaatgtaaaagtctatatagctatacgacttggtTTCGTtaagagatagaataaaatagacttctgagtgataaataagttttagtctccacataccttttgttgatgaagttcctccaagctctcctcagtagatcttcgtcttcaatcgatgaacgccgtcaagtccaaagctcaactacacGTTATATCCTAATCCAGACACGActataagtagactggaaatcaagatttatagttttgagcatctaaacttgaaaaacaagcttgagatagcaacgcttgcgagttcgaccgagcagtgctcttgaatttgttgatgcaacaacattaaatcaagatatttatgatcatgaatgtttaggtgaagaaccaacccaggaaaataaacaagttgaacatacaagTGATCCAATTACTCATGTATAGGTATTAATGTaataagattttattttttttcattgaatTCGCCATTGTTACGCCTGAAAACCTCAGTGTCGGCATgttaaaagtatgaataccatgtcggtagAGACCAAATCGGCACaatattcatactttcaccatgccgatacacaatcccccaattttgaaattgtaGTCGGTATTTTAAATATAAAGAATGCTCCTTAAGTACACTGCCGACACAGAaagttcattatcgagcatgccggtagtgttGCCGGCATGGTACATTGCTTAACTTGCTGTGCCGGCACATGATGCAAATTTCCCAGAAACTTGAGTTTTTTTTCAATTGGCTATCGGCCtcgatagatttctatcgagcatgccagcAATTGATATTTTCGTCATGATTTTCTTACTAAAAACAGTGCCAGCATAATAAAACGACATGGTGTTCATACTGAAACTATGCCGGTAATAGCTGAAACTGGAAATTTTCAGTTATAATTTTtgattctaacctaaacgaaatTTTTTTAAACAAATTGATGATTAAGTTTCTTTCAGTGAGGcatatttatataataaaaattaatcgtcggagaaaattttaaaacaacgatgagaaaataaaaatcaaaaagagGAGCCGacagagaaagagaagagaaggagaaaagaagaagaaaagaagttaaAATGCTAAAGGGTATTTTAATATTTCCTTCCCCAAAAATCTCTCCTTAGCAGAAACTATTGGATGTGAATACTAATTCATATCCCCAATTGCTCGTTCATAGTTACGGTTATCCGAAGTCGACTTTTTACCTTTTGTAGATAGTAAATaaggaaaaaacaaaattaaaaaataaatttattttaaaaattatgagaggatgggaaataggaaaaatgaAGGTAGAAAATAGggaaaaccaaaaataaattcaaattCCCGTTTCGAACGTCTAATATATCTTTGTTATTGATTATGGTTAATTTTAAATAACTAAATTATCCTTATAACCGAGCTAGTCGAAGTCatcaatgagagaaaatctcCACCTCCTCGTCATCACCACCACTCAacgttaaaaaaaattcaaatcaatttgaatttgaaaatttcTATCCGTTATGATTAGATTCCTATAAAACCAGAGTAAAGTTAAACCTTTTTCTCCTCACATCTCATTCCTTCCTTCACCAAAACAAACCCTAATCATCTCTCTCAATATCTCTATACCTTCAATCTCTCTCTAATGGCGGAAACAGCAGTAGAAACCTTCACTGAAACGAACATCAATGTCGCTAAATCAAAGAAGAAAGTAGCAAGCAAGAAAGCTTTGAAACCAAAGAAAGTATCCGATAATGAAGCTAATATCTTAGCAGGAATTGCTGCTTCACCATTATCAGGATCTGTTCTTGGTAAAGAAAACGAAGAAACCCTTTTGCTCTCAGGAAAGAAAATCAAGAAAGCTTCTTCAAAAGTTAAGAATAGTACTGAGAAATCATTTGAGAAAGAGTTGGAAATATTGAAAGCAAAGTTTGATCAGATGAAGCTGGAAAAGGAGAAAACTGAAGAGATCTTGAAAGATCGTGATGAGATGTTGAAACTGAAAGAAGAGGAACTGGAGATTAAAGGGAAAGAACAGCAGAAACTTCAAGTTGAGTTGAAGAAGTTGCAGAAATTGAAGGAATTTAATCCTACTGTGGTATGTTCTTCGTCATCTCTGGTTTTTAAATTTAGGGTTCATAAATCTTTGATAAAGGGTTTCCATTTCTTGATCTAGAATTGATGAAATAGAGCTTTTGATTTCTAGATAAAGGGTTTTCGTTTATTGATCTTGAATCGCTGAAATAGAGTTTTGATTTGGGGTTTCGATTTATTGATCTTTGATTTCATCTAGATTTAGGGTTTGACTAGTTGATTTTAATTTCTGAATTAAGGGTTTTGATTTCCTGATCTGGGTTTTGATTGATTTGGGGATCTTCTTTGTGTGCAGAGTCTTCCATTGGTTCAATctctaagagagaaagaagcagaaaagaatgaaaagaagaagaaaaagaagaagaagaacccagAGATGAAGAAACCATCATCTGCTTATGTTTTATGGTGCAAAGATGAATGGGCTGAGGTTAAAAAAGAGAACCCAGATGCTGAATTCAAAGAAATATCAAACATATTAGGATCCAAATGGAAGAATGTAactgaagaagagaaaaaaccaTATGAGGAGAAATACCAAGCTGATAGAGAAGCTTATTTGCAGATTGTTGGCAAAGAGAAGCGCGAGAACGAGGCGATGAAGCTCCTTGAAGAGGATCAGAAACAGAAAACTGCAATGGAATTGCTTGAACAGTATCTGCAGTTCAAGCAAGAAGGTGCAGCAGAAGTCAAGGATGGCAAGAAAAAGAAGTAAGCAGCATTTTCCCACAATTTTGATGATGTGCACACTTGTTTAGGCATTTTTAGATGCCATTGAATGGATTTATTTAAC
Proteins encoded in this window:
- the LOC113340184 gene encoding high mobility group B protein 6-like, yielding MAETAVETFTETNINVAKSKKKVASKKALKPKKVSDNEANILAGIAASPLSGSVLGKENEETLLLSGKKIKKASSKVKNSTEKSFEKELEILKAKFDQMKLEKEKTEEILKDRDEMLKLKEEELEIKGKEQQKLQVELKKLQKLKEFNPTVSLPLVQSLREKEAEKNEKKKKKKKKNPEMKKPSSAYVLWCKDEWAEVKKENPDAEFKEISNILGSKWKNVTEEEKKPYEEKYQADREAYLQIVGKEKRENEAMKLLEEDQKQKTAMELLEQYLQFKQEGAAEVKDGKKKKKEQDPLKPKRPLTAFFLFSKEVRANHADNKNVVEVSKIAGEEWKKMSEEQKKPYEEIVKKQKEEYFHEMELYNQKKAEEAEILRLEEDEQMKIHKQEALQMLKKKEKTENIIKKTKETQQKKKKLKGESSVVDPNKPKRPASSFLLFSKEARKNLVQDREGISNATINALISVKWKEMAEEDKKIWNDQAAETMEAYKKELEEYNKSVAAANSSQN